The Brevinematia bacterium genome includes the window TTCTCTTTTCTCTCACTTCTCAAAACAAACCTAAGGAAGGTGAAAAGAATGGAATATCCCATCAATATAAGGTAAAGCTTCTAAACCACATCTAACTGCAGTAGCCCGAAATTCACGATAGTGAAGTTAAACCACACGTTGAGATGCTAGATTGCCGATATTTAATTTATAGTATATTGTGGCTAGAGAAGGTAAAGTATCATCTTCAACATACTACCAAGCTGAGGATAAAAAGCTAAAAATTAACTACCTGAGGAATATCCAAACCACCCTTACCACTTTCTTTAGTATACAAAATATCACAACAAGAACATTTGTTTTGATTACGATAATTTTTTTCTGCTCCACCACATCTTTAAGTAAAAACTTGGTACTGTGTTATCACAAGATAGGCTACTCCTTAGAGGATATATACACAGTTTCACCAGAAATGTTTGAAAAACAGCTCAGACTTATAGACGATCTAGAAATTAAGATAGTAGGCATTGACTCTCTAACAAACCTTTCAACAGTTCCTAGTTTTACAGTATCAATAACATTTGACGATGGTTGGAAAATACCACAGCGTATAATAAAACTTCTTAGGAATAAAAATACAAGAGCAACTTTTTTCATCTACCCATTGGTTATAGGAGGAAAAGGATTTTTCTCCTGGAAGGACCTGGCAAATCTAACCAAGGATGGATTTATAATAGGTTCCCATAGTTATTCTCACAAATTTCTCAAGGGACTTTCCAATGATGTGTTACTTAGAGAAATTGTATCCTCAAAAAAACTCATTGAGGAGAAGATAAACGAGGAAGTATTCGCTTTTGCATATCCTTTTGGAATAGCAGATGGAAGTGCATACTCCCTAGCATCAAAAACTTACAAAATATCATTTGTTGTCAACGATAGACCTATAACGAAATCAGCAAAAATGTATAAACTGCCGAGATATATAGTTTTCAACCACACTACTTTAGGACAATTTAGGGAAATAGTTGATAGCATTTATGAATGCATGAACCTCGATTACAAGGTCTACCATATAGAAAGCCAAGTGAAAGGTCTTTATGCAAAGCTTTATCATTACCCCGTAACCCATCCGGAAGCATCAGTTTTAGTGATTCCTTCCATGTCAGTAGGTCCTGCTTGGTTTAAAACAGCAATAGATAAGTTTAGAGAATTCAACATAGAAGTATGGGTTTTCACTAGCGAAATATACAGCTTTCCATTCTACAAATATGAAGTCTACTATGATAGAATAAAGGATTTTTCCCTAGAGAATGTAAGCATGTCCCTAAAAAAAACAATAAATCTACTAGGTTCCAGAGAGATAAAGATAGTAACATGGGGGGATGGATTAGAATTGCTTCTATACCTGCTAGAAACCTCTAAATTCACAAATATCTCAAAAATAATAGTGATAAACCCATTTCTGAGGGGAGTAAAATCATACAAAGAAATCAAGCTCAACATCTCAGCCTATAAAACCATGATAACCAAAGGTAAATACGACTTTGAGAGTTTCAGAGAAAATGTAAAAACATCCGTGCTTTTAAACCTTGCGTTTTTGATGCCCAAAGACCAAACACCATTTGAAAAAGAGTTTGGTAATCTTGATAATACTCAAGCGTTGCTTCTACATATAAACAAAAACTTAAACTTAAGGTTTAGTAAAACTGAATATCCAATTGACGAATACATAAACAAGATTCAATTCTCCCCGTTTTATCCATTTTCAGTCATAGAACCAATATCTTACTACCTCGGAATAAATCAATTTTGGCTGAGACTACTTAAGAAAACATCTCTAGACATTCCCAAAACTGTTGTATTCTACAACTCAGAATACAAAGACAATTATGCTATTCTTAGTAATCTTACCAAGCTTGAGTCCGAATTTCACGAACTATCAACGGTAGAAATTTTTGTATCAGACTGGATTATAGGTAGAATGATAAAAGAAATAAGAGAGTAGGTAAATCCATACGAATGAACAAGACTTTAAACTCTCTCCACCTACTTACCCCTTTTGGTCCTCGCAGTTATGAAACTTAATTTCATACCAAACCTCTTAGGCATTTACTAATAAGAGTATTACCTAGTCTCGCCAGGGACTGCGAGAAAAATAAAAGAAAAACTACACCTAATCGTTAAATTCTAGAATTCATTGCCTTTACTCCTGAGTAGTAGAAAGATTTTTGGATCTTCATAAATAATCGTAGTATGACGAAAATGGTAATTAATATGATAGTATTATATTTTACAATTGTAATACTCCTGTTTCTAAGCTTAGACAGTTTTTCTCAGCAAGAAAGCATCCCTAGTAAACTCCTAAAACTCCGGGAAGAAACTGAGAGAGGTATAAGCTATTTTATAACTAAAGACTTCAGTAATAGTATTACTATTCTCTCAAATTCTGTGCAAATGTCCGATGAGATAATATCCCTTCTATCAAACGAAATTACTTCTCCGAAAGGAGGGAGCGAAAACATTGTTTCCTTGGTTGAGCCCACTGATGTAGAAGACAAAAGCATAATGATAACTGCTATAAGAAAGTCAACTACTGAGGCAATAAAGTTTTACATAATGGGCAATATACCTAAAAGCATAGAGAAAGTAAACACTATAAAGAGAATCTCTTTAGTCCTTTTAGAGCAAAACTATCTATCTCTGAGAGAGGTAGAGTTTAGAAAAGCACTTGAGGAAAAACTTTCTTCAATAGAAAAAACGCGAGCTTTGGAAAGAGAAATAATTGATAATAAGGTAGCTATAGAAAAACTAAAACCGGTATACATAACAAACATTGTTACGAATATAAAAATTATCACAAATATAGAGACTCCTATGAATATAATAGGAACATCGGAAAAGTTAAAAGTTGTTTATGTAACTAACATTTTCACTAATGTGAAAATAGTTACAAATGTAGTTAGAGAAAGCGAAAGAGTGAATCTACTTATCCCCGGAGTAGTAGTTGGAATAGCCTTATTGATTTCATTAATCCTGCTCATTCTCACAAGGATAAGAATAAGAAAGAGAATAAAAGATCTCTCAGAACTGATGTAAATATATGGCAAGGATAATAGCAATATCTAACAGAAAAGGTGGAACTGGTAAAACTACAACTGCAGTAAATTTATCGGCAGGAGTTGCTATCTTCAAAAAGGCAAAAGTCCTCTTAGTGGATACTGACCCTCAAGCTAGTGCTACGATTTCCTTAGGATTCCTACCGAATGTTCATCCTTCTCTTATGGATGTTATGGCAGGTAAAGCTAACATTAAGAATGCAATATATAAGACTCAAGTTGAAGGGTTGTTTTTACTACCGTCTAACGTAAACTTATCCAAAATAGAACCAAGATTGTTCTATCAGAACAACGGTGAGTTTCTGCTAAAGAAACACATTTCAGAGGTTGAGAAGGAGTTTGACTTCATAGTTCTAGATTGCCCTCCTAGTATTGGAATGATGGGACTTAGCGCATTAATATGCGCAAAAGAAGTGATAGTTCCTGTAAGAAAAGAATTTCTATCAATGGAAGGAGCAAACCAGTTTTTTACTATTCTTACAAAGATAATTGAGAGAAAAAACAATAGTCTAAGAGTTGACGGGATTCTCTTTACAAGCATCACACCAGAGTCAAAAGATAAGAATTACTCTGACATTGCTTATTTTGGACCAATAAGCATTAAGAAATTGAAAACTGAGATAAGGTATGACATAAACTTAGCAGAAGCTCCTAAACATGGAAAACCAATCTTTCTTCATTCTCCACATTCGGCAGGAGCCGAGGATTATAGAAACCTAGCAGAGGAAATTTTTAGTATAGCTTTATAGCTTTTTATATATAGAGGGGGGTACTCCCCCTGATGAATGCTTATAGTCTTCCGGTTAGCGTTATCTCAAAGTTTACACCTTTCTGTGGAAACGCAGCAGGATTAAGCCCACTACCACCATTTCTTGGGTTCAAGTTCCACCACTCTTGGTTAAGCAAGTTTCTGATAGCAATATTTAAGTCATATGAAACACCACCAAAAGAGAATATGTTGTTGGCAAGTACGGAGAGATCCACTATCCAGTAAGCAGGTAACCTTTTGAGAGTAGTAGAGAGAGAATTAGCTGGGCCTGGATCAATCTCACCTACTATGTAGTTAAGTA containing:
- a CDS encoding polysaccharide deacetylase family protein — translated: MAREGKVSSSTYYQAEDKKLKINYLRNIQTTLTTFFSIQNITTRTFVLITIIFFCSTTSLSKNLVLCYHKIGYSLEDIYTVSPEMFEKQLRLIDDLEIKIVGIDSLTNLSTVPSFTVSITFDDGWKIPQRIIKLLRNKNTRATFFIYPLVIGGKGFFSWKDLANLTKDGFIIGSHSYSHKFLKGLSNDVLLREIVSSKKLIEEKINEEVFAFAYPFGIADGSAYSLASKTYKISFVVNDRPITKSAKMYKLPRYIVFNHTTLGQFREIVDSIYECMNLDYKVYHIESQVKGLYAKLYHYPVTHPEASVLVIPSMSVGPAWFKTAIDKFREFNIEVWVFTSEIYSFPFYKYEVYYDRIKDFSLENVSMSLKKTINLLGSREIKIVTWGDGLELLLYLLETSKFTNISKIIVINPFLRGVKSYKEIKLNISAYKTMITKGKYDFESFRENVKTSVLLNLAFLMPKDQTPFEKEFGNLDNTQALLLHINKNLNLRFSKTEYPIDEYINKIQFSPFYPFSVIEPISYYLGINQFWLRLLKKTSLDIPKTVVFYNSEYKDNYAILSNLTKLESEFHELSTVEIFVSDWIIGRMIKEIRE
- a CDS encoding ParA family protein, producing the protein MARIIAISNRKGGTGKTTTAVNLSAGVAIFKKAKVLLVDTDPQASATISLGFLPNVHPSLMDVMAGKANIKNAIYKTQVEGLFLLPSNVNLSKIEPRLFYQNNGEFLLKKHISEVEKEFDFIVLDCPPSIGMMGLSALICAKEVIVPVRKEFLSMEGANQFFTILTKIIERKNNSLRVDGILFTSITPESKDKNYSDIAYFGPISIKKLKTEIRYDINLAEAPKHGKPIFLHSPHSAGAEDYRNLAEEIFSIAL